Proteins from a genomic interval of Xanthomonas sp. AM6:
- the tsf gene encoding translation elongation factor Ts — MEITASLVKELRERTGAGMMECKKALTENAGHIDNAAEWLRKSGLAKADKKADRVAAEGRIAMAQDGGKAVLVEINSETDFVAKDNNFLAFTEAVVQAALNSDAADAEALKSAKLPSGETVEEARAAVIAKVGENVQVRRLVRIDSANNVAAYVHGGRIGVLVEVKGGDIELARGIAMHIAAMNPPHVKASDVPAEFVAKEKEIELAKMSEKDKAKPADILEKIISGKIAKIVNEVTLYGQPYVLNTDQSVEQAVKAAGADVVGFQRLAVGEGIEKVVEDYAAEVMKQAGLA, encoded by the coding sequence GTGGAAATCACTGCTTCCCTGGTCAAGGAACTGCGCGAGCGCACCGGCGCCGGCATGATGGAATGCAAGAAGGCGCTCACCGAGAACGCCGGCCATATCGACAACGCCGCCGAGTGGCTGCGCAAGTCGGGCCTGGCCAAGGCCGACAAGAAGGCCGACCGAGTCGCCGCCGAAGGCCGCATCGCCATGGCCCAGGACGGCGGCAAGGCCGTGCTGGTGGAGATCAACTCCGAGACCGACTTCGTCGCCAAGGACAACAACTTCCTGGCCTTCACCGAAGCCGTGGTCCAGGCCGCGCTGAACTCCGACGCCGCCGACGCCGAGGCGCTGAAGAGCGCCAAGCTGCCCAGCGGCGAGACCGTCGAGGAAGCCCGCGCCGCGGTCATCGCCAAGGTCGGCGAGAACGTGCAGGTGCGCCGCCTGGTGCGCATCGACAGCGCCAACAACGTCGCCGCCTACGTGCACGGCGGCCGCATCGGCGTGCTGGTCGAGGTCAAGGGCGGCGACATCGAGCTGGCCCGCGGCATCGCCATGCACATCGCGGCGATGAACCCGCCGCACGTGAAGGCGTCCGACGTCCCGGCCGAGTTCGTGGCCAAGGAAAAGGAGATCGAGCTGGCCAAGATGTCGGAAAAGGACAAGGCCAAGCCGGCCGACATCCTGGAGAAGATCATCAGCGGCAAGATCGCCAAGATCGTCAACGAAGTCACCCTGTACGGCCAGCCCTACGTGCTGAACACCGACCAGAGCGTGGAGCAGGCGGTCAAGGCCGCCGGCGCCGACGTGGTCGGTTTCCAGCGCCTGGCCGTGGGCGAAGGCATCGAGAAGGTGGTGGAAGACTACGCCGCCGAAGTGATGAAGCAGGCCGGCCTGGCCTGA
- the rpsB gene encoding 30S ribosomal protein S2: MPQVTMRQMLEAGVHFGHQTRYWNPKMAPYIFGARGKIHIINLEKTVPLFNDAMNFISSVAQKRGTILFLGTKRSARDSVKEEAERCGQPFMTQRWLGGTLTNFRTVKQSVARLKELEAAETDGTFDKLVKHEVLTLRREREKLLASLGGIKEMNRLPDALFVIDIGHEDIAIKEAKKLGIPVIAVVDTNYNPELVDYAIPGNDDAIRAVQLYARAAADAVLEGKAAAPNAASVREEEFGGDAGDDKGRGPRKNGKKAEEAAPAAE, from the coding sequence ATGCCCCAGGTCACCATGCGTCAGATGCTGGAAGCCGGCGTCCACTTCGGCCACCAGACCCGCTACTGGAACCCCAAGATGGCGCCGTACATCTTCGGCGCGCGCGGCAAGATCCACATCATCAACCTCGAGAAGACGGTTCCGCTGTTCAACGACGCGATGAACTTCATCTCCAGCGTCGCGCAGAAGCGCGGCACCATCCTGTTCCTGGGCACCAAGCGCAGCGCCCGCGACTCGGTGAAGGAAGAGGCCGAGCGTTGCGGCCAGCCGTTCATGACCCAGCGCTGGCTGGGCGGCACGCTGACCAACTTCCGCACCGTCAAGCAGTCGGTGGCGCGTCTGAAGGAGCTGGAAGCGGCCGAAACCGACGGCACCTTCGACAAGCTGGTCAAGCACGAAGTGCTGACCCTGCGCCGCGAGCGCGAAAAGCTGCTGGCCTCGCTGGGCGGCATCAAGGAAATGAACCGCCTGCCGGACGCGCTGTTCGTCATCGACATCGGCCATGAAGACATCGCCATCAAGGAAGCCAAGAAGCTCGGCATCCCGGTGATCGCGGTGGTCGACACCAACTACAACCCGGAACTGGTGGACTACGCCATCCCGGGCAACGACGACGCCATCCGTGCCGTGCAGCTGTACGCGCGCGCCGCCGCCGACGCCGTGCTGGAAGGCAAGGCCGCCGCGCCGAACGCCGCCAGCGTGCGCGAGGAAGAGTTCGGCGGCGACGCCGGCGACGACAAGGGCCGCGGCCCGCGCAAGAACGGCAAGAAGGCCGAAGAAGCCGCCCCCGCCGCCGAGTAA
- the dapD gene encoding 2,3,4,5-tetrahydropyridine-2,6-dicarboxylate N-succinyltransferase yields the protein MATKKLAATKKPATAKKPAAKPAAGKTTAKKAVAKKAVATVAAAKPVAAPKPPARPLRAKPAAGPSTDELKFTIDSAFERRAALTLDEIEGSTRPVVNRVIDGLERGEFRVAEPDGQGGWKVNEWLKKAVLLYFRVNEMAVVEAQPAPFWDKVESRFAGYHEAEFRKAGVRVVPGAIARRGSYFGKDVVLMPSFTNIGAYVGEGTMVDTWATVGSCAQIGKHCHLSGGAGIGGVLEPLQASPTIIEDHCFIGARSEVVEGVVIGHHSVIGMGVFIGQSTRIYNRATGEVSYGYVPPYSVVVSGQLPSKDGSHSLYCAVIVKQVDARTRSKTSVNDLLRGLAD from the coding sequence ATGGCCACCAAGAAGCTTGCTGCCACCAAGAAGCCTGCCACCGCCAAGAAGCCCGCTGCCAAGCCCGCCGCCGGCAAGACCACCGCAAAGAAGGCCGTGGCCAAGAAGGCCGTCGCCACCGTCGCCGCCGCCAAGCCCGTCGCCGCGCCGAAACCGCCGGCCAGGCCGCTGCGCGCCAAGCCGGCCGCCGGCCCCAGCACCGACGAACTGAAGTTCACCATCGACAGCGCCTTCGAGCGCCGCGCCGCATTGACCCTGGACGAGATCGAAGGCTCGACCCGGCCGGTGGTCAACCGCGTCATCGACGGCCTGGAGCGCGGCGAGTTCCGCGTCGCCGAGCCGGACGGGCAGGGCGGCTGGAAGGTCAACGAATGGCTGAAGAAGGCGGTGCTGCTGTATTTCCGGGTCAATGAGATGGCCGTGGTCGAGGCGCAGCCGGCGCCGTTCTGGGACAAGGTCGAGTCGCGCTTCGCCGGCTACCACGAGGCCGAGTTCCGCAAGGCCGGCGTGCGCGTGGTGCCGGGCGCGATCGCGCGCCGCGGCAGCTACTTCGGCAAGGACGTGGTGCTGATGCCGAGTTTCACCAACATCGGCGCGTACGTGGGCGAGGGCACCATGGTCGACACCTGGGCCACGGTCGGTTCGTGCGCGCAGATCGGCAAGCATTGCCACCTGTCCGGCGGCGCCGGCATCGGCGGCGTGCTGGAACCGCTGCAGGCCAGCCCGACCATCATCGAGGACCACTGCTTCATCGGCGCGCGTTCGGAAGTGGTGGAAGGCGTGGTCATCGGCCACCACAGCGTGATCGGCATGGGCGTGTTCATCGGCCAGAGCACGCGCATCTACAACCGCGCCACCGGCGAGGTGTCCTACGGCTACGTGCCGCCGTACAGCGTGGTGGTGTCCGGCCAGCTGCCGTCCAAGGACGGCTCGCACTCGCTGTACTGCGCGGTGATCGTCAAG
- the map gene encoding type I methionyl aminopeptidase produces MTVNLKTPQDIEKMRIAGRLAAEVLDMIGPHVKPGVTTAELDRLCHDHIVNVQQVVPANVGYRGYPKTVCSSVNNVICHGIPSDSKVLKDGDIVNIDVTVIKDGWHGDTSRMYYVGTPSVMARRLVEATYEAMWRGIRAVRPGATLGDVGHAIQQYAEGERFSVVREYCGHGIGKVYHDEPQVLHYGRPGEGLVLKPGMTFTIEPMINEGSRFTRVLPDGWTVVTKDRKLSAQWEHMIAVTEDGVDVLTLSPGGLGEP; encoded by the coding sequence ATGACCGTCAATCTGAAAACCCCCCAGGACATCGAGAAGATGCGCATCGCCGGCCGCCTGGCCGCCGAGGTGCTCGACATGATCGGGCCGCACGTGAAGCCCGGCGTGACCACCGCCGAGCTGGACCGGCTGTGCCACGACCACATCGTCAACGTGCAGCAGGTGGTGCCGGCCAACGTCGGCTACCGCGGCTACCCGAAGACGGTGTGCAGCTCGGTCAACAACGTGATCTGCCACGGCATCCCCAGCGACAGCAAGGTGCTCAAGGACGGCGACATCGTCAACATCGACGTCACCGTGATCAAGGACGGCTGGCATGGCGACACCAGCCGCATGTACTACGTCGGCACCCCGTCGGTGATGGCGCGGCGCCTGGTCGAGGCGACCTACGAGGCGATGTGGCGCGGCATCCGCGCGGTGCGGCCGGGCGCCACCCTCGGCGACGTCGGCCATGCGATCCAGCAGTACGCCGAGGGCGAGCGCTTCAGCGTGGTGCGCGAGTACTGCGGCCACGGCATCGGCAAGGTCTACCACGACGAGCCGCAGGTGCTGCACTACGGCCGTCCCGGCGAAGGCCTGGTGCTCAAGCCGGGCATGACCTTCACCATCGAGCCGATGATCAACGAAGGCTCGCGCTTCACCCGCGTGCTGCCCGACGGCTGGACCGTGGTGACCAAGGACCGCAAGCTGTCGGCGCAGTGGGAGCACATGATCGCGGTCACCGAGGACGGCGTGGACGTGCTGACCCTGTCGCCCGGCGGCCTCGGCGAACCGTGA
- a CDS encoding [protein-PII] uridylyltransferase, whose product MPDAAADDADWAAAARQLLAQADARLNKRFDQGDDIDRLLALRARALDQLIRHAWSRCLPRDAGLALYAVGGYGRGELFPRSDIDLLILGEADRQRDHEQGLARLFALLWHAGVPVSHAVRSAAECTAACADQTVLTALIEARPLLADAAARAALAAAIAPQQVWPPRAFFLAKREELQTRHQRFGDTADNLEPDIKDGPGGLRDLHTLGWMALRAFGVRDLEALIGLGHVGGDEAAALRRERRELARLRYGLHLVANRPEERLRFDYQKTLAQRLGFSDDAESLGVEKMMQRFYRSAAIVRRLSDRLLQRFEEQFDGEAQPQPLGGGFSLRRGYLAADADAAAWPQDDPVQVFALFATWAAHGEVRGLHSLTARALAEALPRLPAYADAGALARERFLGLLRGPRAVQTLTRMARLGVLGQWIPAFAQVSGRMQFDLFHVYTVDQHTLMVLKNIAVFASARADDRFSIAHEVWPRLRKPELLLLAGLFHDIAKGRGGDHSELGAVDARAFCAGHGLSAADTELVAWLVEQHLRMSVTAQKQDISDPDVIHRFATLVGDRERLDYLYLLTCADIAGTSPKLWNAWKDRLLADLYFAARRALREGLEHPLPVAERVQEAREATRALMHIQGHDDAVIDRQFAGMPDESFLRFRPEQLAWQASSLMEVELGGTLVKVRPVTPDDDALEVFVYSPDRDGLFAAIVMTLDRRGYGIHRARVLDAPHQAIFDTFEVMPADAFASGDPAQLEAALREALAGDLTRLRPARRVVPRQLRHFRFAPRIEFRESVDGRRTRLSLVAPDRPGLLSNVAQVLRRQQLRVHDARIATFGERAEDLFQITDEHNQPLPESSRQALHAALQACLDPDTPPGESR is encoded by the coding sequence ATGCCCGATGCGGCCGCCGACGATGCGGACTGGGCCGCGGCGGCCCGGCAGCTGCTGGCCCAGGCCGATGCGCGGCTGAACAAGCGCTTCGACCAGGGCGACGACATCGACCGCCTGCTGGCGCTGCGCGCGCGCGCGCTGGACCAGTTGATCCGGCACGCCTGGAGTCGCTGCCTGCCGCGCGACGCCGGGCTGGCGCTGTACGCGGTCGGCGGCTACGGCCGCGGCGAACTGTTCCCGCGTTCAGACATCGACCTGCTGATCCTCGGCGAGGCCGACCGCCAGCGCGACCACGAACAGGGGTTGGCGCGGCTGTTCGCGCTGCTCTGGCACGCCGGCGTGCCGGTCAGCCACGCGGTGCGCTCGGCCGCGGAATGCACCGCCGCCTGCGCCGACCAGACCGTGCTGACCGCGCTGATCGAGGCGCGCCCGCTGCTGGCCGACGCCGCCGCCCGCGCCGCGCTGGCCGCGGCGATCGCGCCGCAGCAGGTGTGGCCGCCGCGCGCGTTCTTCCTGGCCAAGCGCGAGGAACTGCAGACCCGCCACCAGCGCTTCGGCGACACCGCCGACAACCTGGAACCGGACATCAAGGACGGCCCGGGCGGGCTGCGCGACCTGCATACGCTGGGCTGGATGGCGCTGCGCGCGTTCGGCGTGCGCGACCTGGAGGCGCTGATCGGGCTCGGCCACGTCGGCGGCGACGAGGCCGCGGCGCTGCGCCGCGAGCGCCGCGAACTGGCGCGGCTGCGCTACGGGCTGCACCTGGTCGCCAACCGCCCGGAGGAGCGCCTGCGCTTCGACTACCAGAAGACCCTGGCGCAGCGGCTGGGCTTCTCCGACGACGCCGAGAGCCTGGGCGTGGAGAAGATGATGCAGCGCTTCTACCGCAGCGCGGCGATCGTGCGCCGGCTCAGCGACCGGCTGCTGCAGCGCTTCGAGGAGCAGTTCGACGGCGAGGCGCAGCCGCAGCCGCTGGGCGGCGGCTTCTCGCTGCGCCGCGGCTACCTGGCCGCCGACGCCGACGCCGCGGCCTGGCCGCAGGACGACCCGGTGCAGGTGTTCGCGCTGTTCGCGACCTGGGCCGCGCACGGCGAGGTGCGCGGGCTGCATTCGCTGACCGCGCGCGCGCTGGCCGAGGCATTGCCGCGGCTGCCCGCCTATGCCGATGCCGGCGCGCTGGCGCGCGAGCGCTTCCTGGGCCTGCTGCGCGGCCCGCGCGCGGTGCAGACGCTGACCCGGATGGCGCGGCTGGGCGTGCTCGGGCAATGGATCCCGGCGTTCGCGCAGGTCTCCGGGCGCATGCAGTTCGACCTGTTCCACGTGTACACGGTGGACCAGCACACGCTGATGGTGCTGAAGAACATCGCCGTGTTCGCCAGCGCCCGCGCCGACGACCGCTTCTCGATCGCGCACGAGGTGTGGCCGCGGCTGCGCAAGCCGGAACTGCTGCTGCTGGCCGGGCTGTTCCACGACATCGCCAAGGGCCGCGGCGGCGACCATTCCGAACTCGGCGCGGTCGACGCGCGCGCGTTCTGCGCCGGCCACGGGCTCAGCGCGGCCGATACCGAGCTGGTCGCGTGGCTGGTCGAGCAGCACCTGCGGATGTCGGTGACCGCGCAGAAGCAGGACATCTCCGACCCGGACGTGATCCACCGCTTCGCCACCCTGGTCGGCGACCGCGAGCGCCTGGACTACCTGTACCTGCTGACTTGCGCCGACATCGCCGGCACCAGTCCCAAGCTGTGGAACGCGTGGAAGGACCGGTTGCTGGCCGACCTGTACTTCGCCGCGCGGCGCGCGCTGCGCGAGGGCCTGGAGCATCCGCTGCCGGTCGCCGAGCGGGTGCAGGAGGCGCGCGAGGCCACGCGCGCGCTGATGCACATCCAGGGCCACGACGACGCCGTTATCGACCGCCAGTTCGCCGGCATGCCGGACGAGAGCTTCCTGCGCTTCCGCCCCGAACAGCTGGCCTGGCAGGCCAGTTCGCTGATGGAAGTGGAACTGGGCGGCACCCTGGTCAAGGTGCGCCCGGTCACGCCCGACGACGACGCGCTGGAAGTGTTCGTGTACTCGCCCGACCGCGACGGCCTGTTCGCCGCGATCGTGATGACCCTGGACCGGCGCGGCTACGGCATCCACCGCGCGCGCGTGCTCGACGCGCCGCACCAGGCGATCTTCGATACCTTCGAGGTGATGCCGGCCGACGCCTTCGCCAGCGGCGACCCCGCGCAGCTGGAAGCCGCGCTGCGCGAGGCGCTGGCCGGCGACCTGACCCGGCTGCGCCCGGCGCGGCGGGTGGTGCCGCGGCAGCTGCGGCACTTCCGCTTCGCGCCGCGCATCGAATTCCGCGAGAGCGTGGACGGCCGCCGCACCCGCCTGAGCCTGGTCGCGCCGGACCGCCCCGGGCTGCTGTCGAACGTGGCGCAGGTGCTGCGCCGCCAGCAGCTGCGCGTGCACGACGCGCGCATCGCCACCTTCGGCGAGCGCGCCGAGGACCTGTTCCAGATCACCGACGAGCACAACCAGCCGTTGCCCGAATCCTCCCGCCAGGCGCTGCATGCCGCATTGCAGGCCTGCCTGGACCCCGATACCCCGCCCGGAGAATCCCGCTGA
- a CDS encoding GGDEF domain-containing protein, with product MRPELEAILAHSRNLPSPPGIALRIIDLAQDPDVDLATTADTIAMDMALSARMLRIANSPLYASRRRIDNLGQALTMLGLNAALSLALGFSMVQSLRDGTASSDLQERIWRRSVLSALASRMLGQAMGLRKHEELMLAGLLQDMGALALLHVCHGEYAPLLREAGDSAGEALAALERERLGCDHAEVGAWLARKWKLPDYLQRSIGRSAGAEPATDTFGRCVLLSASIADIWLAADPDAARDLAMARAYRDLQLDSRRFDEVIAGVAAALPEIGPIFDVRIAQPERIDAIISHARELMVLRNLREIQEATQARHQADESEHRARRLAEQASRDALTGVYNRHQLEVLLAQQFDLATRHDWPLSVAFIDLDDFKKINDAHGHLIGDQVLRAFAQALQPLLRSSDTVARFGGEEFLVLLPNTSEEAALNVIRRILTDIVQRPMAEVKGGPLHISFSAGIATQGGRERFSTAQELLQAADDMLYSSKHGGRNRVTARSFRDTLA from the coding sequence ATGCGCCCTGAACTCGAAGCCATCCTGGCTCACTCCCGCAACCTGCCCTCGCCGCCCGGGATTGCGCTGCGCATCATCGACCTGGCCCAGGATCCGGACGTCGATCTCGCCACCACCGCCGACACCATCGCGATGGACATGGCGCTGAGCGCGCGCATGCTGCGCATCGCCAACTCGCCGCTGTACGCCAGCCGGCGCCGCATCGACAACCTCGGCCAGGCGCTGACCATGCTCGGGCTCAATGCCGCGCTGAGCCTGGCGCTGGGCTTTTCGATGGTGCAGAGCCTGCGCGACGGCACCGCCTCCAGCGACCTGCAGGAACGGATCTGGCGGCGCAGCGTGCTGTCGGCGCTGGCCAGCCGCATGCTCGGCCAGGCCATGGGCCTGCGCAAGCACGAGGAACTGATGCTGGCCGGGCTGCTGCAGGACATGGGCGCGCTGGCGCTGCTGCACGTGTGCCACGGCGAGTACGCGCCGCTGCTGCGCGAGGCCGGCGACAGCGCCGGCGAGGCCCTGGCCGCGCTGGAGCGCGAACGGCTGGGCTGCGACCACGCCGAGGTCGGCGCCTGGCTGGCGCGCAAGTGGAAACTGCCCGACTACCTGCAGCGCAGCATCGGCCGCAGCGCCGGCGCCGAGCCGGCGACGGACACCTTCGGCCGCTGCGTGCTGCTGTCGGCCAGCATCGCCGACATCTGGCTGGCCGCCGACCCCGACGCCGCGCGCGACCTGGCGATGGCGCGCGCCTACCGCGACCTGCAGCTGGACAGCCGCCGCTTCGACGAGGTGATCGCCGGCGTGGCCGCGGCGCTGCCGGAAATCGGCCCGATCTTCGATGTGCGCATCGCCCAGCCGGAGCGGATCGACGCGATCATCAGCCATGCCCGCGAACTGATGGTGCTGCGCAACCTGCGCGAGATCCAGGAAGCCACCCAGGCGCGGCACCAGGCCGACGAATCGGAACACCGGGCGCGGCGCCTGGCCGAGCAGGCCAGCCGCGACGCGCTGACCGGGGTCTACAACCGGCACCAGCTGGAGGTGCTGCTCGCCCAGCAGTTCGACCTGGCCACGCGCCACGACTGGCCGCTGTCGGTCGCCTTCATCGACCTGGACGACTTCAAGAAGATCAACGACGCCCACGGCCACCTGATCGGCGACCAGGTGCTGCGCGCGTTCGCGCAGGCCCTGCAGCCGCTGTTGCGCAGCAGCGACACCGTGGCCCGCTTCGGCGGCGAGGAATTCCTGGTGCTGCTGCCCAACACCAGCGAGGAAGCCGCGCTGAACGTGATCCGGCGCATCCTCACCGACATCGTGCAGCGGCCGATGGCCGAGGTGAAGGGCGGGCCGCTGCACATCAGCTTCTCCGCCGGCATCGCCACCCAGGGCGGGCGCGAGCGCTTCAGCACCGCGCAGGAACTGCTGCAGGCCGCCGACGACATGCTGTACAGCTCCAAGCACGGCGGCCGCAACCGCGTCACCGCGCGCTCGTTCCGCGACACCCTGGCCTGA